A section of the Harmonia axyridis chromosome 2, icHarAxyr1.1, whole genome shotgun sequence genome encodes:
- the LOC123673111 gene encoding protein dopey-1 homolog isoform X2, translating into MTTITMEEYELMKESKYRMYVAAVDKALKNFEYTSEWADLISALGKLNKVLSTYLKYPVIPRRIKISKRLAQCMHPALPSGVHLKALETYDIIFRTMGTSRLAQELFIYSAGLFPLLGHAAMNIRPQLLKIYENHFVPLGERMRPALSGFLSGVLPGIESGSDHFERTNDLLEKVCDGVGASYFYTCMWQCVANNSPVRLSAISFVLAHYSKKMPMEDQLYLMGHDIDLMVCGLCAAVQDSSVLVQRSALDLLMVCFPMNNKQLLYADMVRLVTAALSTILRRDMSLNRRLYSWLLGTESHSVPASASDREIDLTDTTNTSVAYNLLNDAIRVILTNSSSKPQIDIKPYRLLTSLFDKPQIGPVILDSILYDVFRALYLSCLNLQKSKNGSARCVSFNGDLNSLNITDDRLVNKQFISKNCQELVKNANLLFNTLQSYYIWSYVEKLFKQCVTNIKNYKNRDKCQVNEIGSGVPHILETCILTEFLLDIIPIESYGESNANIQPNLFNNIIIIMKENLDSLNSIEIIESLNLCNKILSKIQPVTVTTTDKVTVAIGDEAVVEIDKKSDSSVNIESSQDEGDQPVKSLEKSKSDSRLNENMNNSELLTIEETRERSNSNQMPKKKEKFSPKIDKKSKNKKSKSSSKLYDMKKEDLCESGDENSETQDSIREKEEEEKKEPPPPPLKVATVENKSFLKCLEEYKKFYVVFVEVKVLPDVNIHKFFKSMVCDKNERIKKLQKLLEDCLSTHTEFEPIIVRDILSRCSFSNSLATTPDYPNSEYEKATSIACNILLEFSAFPNLTSHSISGEKTLPSWLEALIAASCCRNSSKEIQLSAMNAMLEIFSLAKAQNPSKNDESSNNVIITGILNREHVNYIEENTIVIEEMSQILWQFLGQTDNQNHTILCVTLLYQIHNIFDDKLFVERIIGKYLSSENLTLEYIKRFFLVWHLGRDLNIKLPLNKPNIRNFDRSLLKILDNLQNYEKLNLKLLAESFLSHSLLHNDIPRILNPLLTKLLSPNTARVAIRHVNIQDSDCQSEINVQDNVKVEHNQPKIVYAVSNVNGNIMYHVTTDGPSPKQQKSKWFMFSKNNKKFQPSVVNVTTSVTEDLSNVVTKKNKDFRVQQVSPKFDKNGKGNVKLFINPLSSKEIYPTGLNGSYSKLDPHKSMNSSSESLTSSNDCTSHDSPIKSFPNEKEPTTMDSGYESVVKSKTQPDIIGMLSNGPSKKILEKIEPIEDGVKDKFVDPKLPKSRSFDEKSASMENASEQGNSLVHSWSYCLSDSENLHAELELSTSAEDFFKTSDKTVIAEIMLDLLDRVCERIDGDSEITDSSSTTTNRHSDTEIRPKIHHSSKNFVLYPIHSHICLYYEVFDSSQVFYALQTLKNCILSNPQLFIKCLATSGLKNLQNNEVLYLLARHRKSILGYHFTGDLNQEYVNFYRGYMFLDVIISICLNYARTFYPCLDDVHLTNEEMNMNFKIQLESLEILDVIVKNLIAIVKDNTKGFSSYIADMLVKCKLQKILLHCLLTSVRTFDEDMTFAEEVLMFNNFLLFDSNQNVGEHIEAFQIQLLRLIQSLIVLEFNVFPSSKPSGPALEQIATAVVTELNYTPTMLTPYQQIFLSAIMSALRQHNMKNLQEKWLNMVTSCLPYFGENLKQISISVIHQICNNIEDIASSYRNWQTSGELCPDYAVTQLESLTILCHYSLLDSSQTVNQKNVPESGSNPVSHPSEIFNNLFNAFFSPSATDGFPSVKPNADHYQNARKTILSHMPRIISSVAKLWQTIVSLEGDFNSVYGNLKIVKQQLLEFLSPIAVHHSCSFLAAIAVAWFERRNVFSNVKTVLPEPNAGQNNLVYLISAIRVIPLDNLVQTVTAVIKNPPTTEGLSSDICLDVSVLELFYCYMRNASTSQLLEAWTSLLTLIREGCALSPSAQFLLAALLHELMIKCCPLEDRKDQKDLQDVTSKLIESVAQICGSCLEQTTWLRRNLAVKEQDEDHSPDVSIINSGATENMIGSSHSVQAQLLLAEILSPILDICFGSSEKEKVNTILTSLMYNIVPYLKTHTVRNMPSYLACSKLLASLSSYQYTRKAWKKDVFDLLFDNAFFQVDHSCLKYWKVIVDNLMTHDNITFRDLMNRVSMPQSGSLSLFTSREQEYEQKAQLLKRLAYVIFCSEIDQYAKYMSDIQEQLTTSLRLPSPNIQAQVFLCFRVILIRMSPLHVTSLWPIIISEMLQVFLQIEQELSTDTEEFSSHIKLLSSLDASWAINSSNGLHALGHPHWLRLQLSTAKLLDLTLLLPATTLPQFQMYRWAFVGDDLDRIQNSNAVSFTPHVVRIAEQMDKKYNATDQLAMRRNELLLTMNSISQLQDLHGFFKTLSLCSDRHRTDCVRTYSSDTPLADRQTDKKLDVILEKIDKVVETDFLDKIPR; encoded by the exons GTCTCTTTCCTCTCTTGGGCCACGCTGCGATGAATATAAGGCCTCAACTGTTGAAAATCTACGAGAACCACTTCGTACCACTGGGAGAAAGGATGAGGCCCGCCCTGAGTGGTTTCCTCAGCGGGGTACTACCAGGCATAGAGAGCGGATCAGACCATTTCGAAAG aaccaACGATCTTTTGGAAAAAGTCTGCGATGGCGTAGGTGCCTCATACTTCTACACCTGCATGTGGCAGTGTGTAGCAAACAACAGTCCTGTAAGGTTGTCGGCTATAAGCTTTGTACTAGCGCATTACAGCAAAAAGATGCCTATGGAAGACCAGTTGTACTTGATGGGCCATGACATAGACCTTATG GTTTGTGGCTTGTGTGCTGCAGTGCAGGACTCCAGTGTCTTGGTACAACGTTCTGCTTTGGATCTGCTTATGGTATGTTTTCCAATGAATAATAAGCAACTTCTCTATGCCGATATGGTGAGACTTGTAACTGCAGCACTGTCAACTATATTGAGGAGAGATATGTCACTGAATAG gaggtTATACTCTTGGCTTTTGGGAACAGAATCACACAGTGTGCCTGCAAGTGCGTCAGACAGAGAGATCGATTTGACAGATACCACAAACACGTCTGTCGCTTATAACCTTCTGAACGACGCCATAAGGGTCATCTTGACAAACAGCAGTTCTAAACCACAGATCGACATCAAACCCTACAGGCTGTTAACCTCTCTTTTTGACAAACCTCAAATAGGTCCAGTGATTTTAGACAGTATTTTATATGATGTTTTCAGAGCTCTTTATTTATCTTGCCTGAATTTACAAAAAAGCAAAAACGGTTCTGCCAGATGTGTGTCGTTCAATGGAGATTTGAACAGTTTGAACATAACTGATGATAGGCTAGTTAATAAGCAGTTCATCTCAAAGAATTGTCAGGAATTGGTTAAAAACGCTAATTTGTTATTTAATACCTTACAAAGCTATTACATATGGTCGTACGTTGAGAAACTGTTCAAACAGTGTGTaacgaatataaaaaattacaagaacAGAGATAAATGTCAAGTGAATGAAATTGGATCGGGCGTACCACACATATTAGAGACATGTATTTTGACTGAATTTCTTTTAGACATAATTCCAATAGAATCATATGGCGAAAGTAACGCCAATATACAACCTAATTTATTCAAtaacattataattattatgaagGAAAATTTGGATAGTTTGAATTCCATCGAAATAATCGAAAGTCTGAACTTGTGCAACAAAATCTTAAGCAAAATCCAACCAGTGACTGTAACAACTACAGATAAAGTAACTGTTGCCATTGGTGATGAAGCTgttgttgaaattgataaaaaatcggATTCTTCCGTAAATATCGAATCATCGCAAGATGAGGGTGACCAACCAGTGAAATCTCTAGAGAAAAGTAAATCAGATTCTAGGCTAAACGAGAATATGAATAATTCAGAACTACTTACGATAGAGGAAACCAGAGAGAGATCCAACAGTAATCAAATGCCGAAGAAAAAGGAAAAGTTTAGCCCGAagattgataaaaaatccaaaaataaaaagtcCAAGTCAAGTTCTAAATTGTACGACATGAAAAAAGAAGACTTATGTGAATCAGGTGATGAGAATTCGGAAACTCAGGATAGTATCAGAgagaaagaggaagaagaaaagaaagaacCTCCCCCTCCTCCTTTAAAAGTGGCCACAgttgaaaacaaatcgtttttGAAATGCCTGGAGGAGTACAAAAAATTCTATGTGGTTTTCGTTGAAGTTAAAGTGCTACCCGATGTGAACATCCATAAGTTCTTCAAATCCATGGTTTGCGATAAGAATGAACGTATCAAGAAATTGCAAAAACTACTAGAGGATTGTTTAAGTACGCATACAGAatttgaaccaatcattgtcaGAGACATCTTGTCAAGATGCAGTTTCTCAAACTCTCTGGCCACCACTCCTGATTATCCGAATTCAGAGTATGAGAAAGCTACTTCTATAGCATGTAATATTCTCTTGGAGTTCTCGGCATTTCCTAATTTGACCAGTCATTCGATTTCTGGTGAGAAGACTTTACCATCCTGGTTGGAAGCTTTGATTGCAGCTTCTTGCTGTAGGAATTCATCCAAAGAAATACAACTGAGCGCCATGAATGCGATGTTGGAGATTTTTTCGCTTGCCAAAGCTCAGAATCCAAGCAAAAATGATGAGAGTAGTAATAATGTCATTATTACTGGGATCCTTAACAGGGAACATGTCAATTATATTGAGGAAAATACTATAGTCATTGAG gaaatgtcCCAAATTTTGTGGCAGTTCCTGGGCCAAACTGACAATCAGAATCACACTATATTATGTGTAACTCTACTATACCAGATACacaatatttttgatgataagCTTTTTGTTGAAAGAATTATTGGAAAGTACCTTTCAAGTGAAAACTTGACCTTGGAATATATAAAACGCTTCTTCTTGGTCTGGCACCTTGGAAGAgatttaaatataaaattaccATTGAACAAACCCAACATAAGAAATTTTGACAG GTCACTGTTGAAAATCTTGGACAATCTGCAGAACTACGAAAAACTTAACCTAAAACTCCTGGCAGAATCTTTCCTATCCCACAGCCTTCTTCACAACGATATACCACGAATTTTGAATCCGCTTTTAACCAAACTTCTATCTCCAAATACTGCTAGGGTGGCAATTAGACATGTTAATATTCAGGACTCAGATTGTCAGAGCGAAATTAACGTTCAAGATAATGTCAAGGTGGAACACAACCAACCGAAGATAGTCTATGCAGTGAGTAATGTAAATGGTAATATAATGTATCACGTAACAACAGATGGACCCAGTCCTAAACAACAAAAGAGCAAATGGTTTATGTTctccaaaaacaataaaaagtttCAACCGTCTGTAGTCAATGTTACGACAAGTGTAACAGAGGATTTATCCAATGTTGTCACAAAGAAAAACAAAGACTTTAGGGTACAACAGGTTTCTCCAAAATTCGATAAGAATGGCAAAGGAAATGTAAAACTTTTCATCAATCCTTTAAGTTCTAAAGAGATATATCCTACAGGACTAAACGGATCATATTCAAAGCTAGACCCTCACAAGTCCATGAATTCCTCCTCAGAAAGTTTAACCTCCAGTAACGATTGTACCAGTCATGATTCTCCTATTAAGAGCTTTCCAAACGAAAAAGAACCAACGACGATGGATTCAGGTTATGAATCAGTTGTGAAAAGTAAAACACAACCAGATATTATAGGGATGCTTTCGAATGGACCATCAAagaaaatacttgaaaaaatcGAACCAATTGAAGATGGTGTCAAAGATAAATTCGTAGATCCAAAGCTACCGAAATCCAGAAGTTTCGACGAGAAAAGTGCCAGTATGGAGAATGCTAGTGAACAGGGTAATTCATTGGTTCATAGTTGGTCCTACTGCTTGTCGGATTCTGAAAACTTACATGCTGAGTTGGAGTTGAGCACTAGCGCAGAAGACTTTTTCAAAACCAGCGATAAAACTGTTATTGCAGAAATAATGTTGGATTTATTAGACAGAGTTTGTGAAAGGATAGATGGTGATTCTGAAATCACAGATTCCAGTTCGACAACTACGAACAGGCATTCAGATACAGAAATTAGACCAAAAATTCATCATTCTTCGAAAAATTTCGTTCTATATCCGATCCATTCACATATATGCCTGTATTATGAAGTGTTCGACTCTAGTCAAGTTTTTTATGCTCTTCAGACTCTAAAGAATTGTATTCTGAGTAATCCACAGCTTTTTATTAAATGTCTGGCCACTAGCGGTTTGAAAAATCTTCAGAACAACGAAGTCTTGTATCTTTTAGCAAGGCATCGTAAATCAATCCTGGGATATCATTTCACTGGGGACTTGAATCAGGAATACGTGAATTTCTATAGAGGCTACATGTTCTTAGACGTTATAATCTCCATCTGTTTAAATTATGCAAGAACTTTCTACCCTTGTTTGGATGATGTACATCTTACAAACGAAGAAATGAACATGAATTTCAAGATTCAGTTGGAGAGTTTAGAAATCCTCGATGTAATTGTAAAGAATTTAATAGCTATTGTTAAGGATAATACTAAGGGATTTTCAAGTTATATTGCTGATATGCTGGTGAAGTGCAAATTGCAGAAGATCTTATTGCATTGTTTGTTGACATCTGTAAGAACTTTCGATGAAGATATGACTTTTGCTGAAGAGGTTCTGATGTTCAACAACTTTTTATTGTTTGACTCGAATCAGAACGTTGGAGAACATATCGAAGCTTTCCAAATACAGTTATTGAG GTTAATCCAATCTCTGATTGTCCTGGAATTTAACGTTTTTCCATCGTCAAAACCCAGCGGTCCTGCTTTGGAACAAATAGCCACCGCTGTTGTTACGGAGCTAAATTATACGCCAACTATGCTGACTCCCTATCAGCAGATCTTTTTGTCGGCCATTATGAGTGCCTTGCGTCAACATAATATGAAGAATCTGCAGGAGAAATGGCTGAATATGGTCACATCCTGCTTACCTTACTTTGGTGAAAATCTCAAACAAATATCCATCAGTGTTATCCACCAGATTTGTAATAACATTGAGGATATAG CATCAAGTTATAGGAACTGGCAAACAAGTGGTGAACTGTGCCCTGATTATGCGGTTACTCAGCTAGAATCTCTTACAATTCTTTGTCACTATAGTTTGTTAGACTCCAGTCAGACAGTTAATCAGAAAAATGTACCTGAGTCCGGTTCTAATCCAGTGTCGCACCCTAGCGAGATATTTAATAATCTTTTTAACGCTTTCTTTTCGCCATCGGCCACAGATGGTTTTCCCTCTGTGAAGCCAAATGCTGATCACTATCAGAATGCGAGAAAGACCATACTTAGCCACATGCCCAGGATTATTTCTAG tgtTGCTAAGTTGTGGCAAACTATAGTTAGCCTAGAAGGTGACTTTAATAGTGTGTACGGAAACTTGAAGATTGTGAAACAGCAGCTCCTCGAATTTCTTAGTCCTATCGCAGTGCACCACAGTTGTAGCTTCTTGGCTGCTATAGCTGTGGCTTGGTTTGAAAGGAGGAACGTATTTTCAAATGTCAAAACT GTTCTTCCTGAACCAAATGCTGGTCAAAATAACCTTGTGTACCTCATTTCGGCAATTAGGGTCATACCCTTGGACAATTTAGTACAAACTGTAACGGCTGTGATAAAGAACCCTCCCACAACTGAAGGATTGAGCTCGGACATCTGTCTGGATGTGTCTGTCCTAGAGTTGTTTTATTG TTACATGAGAAACGCTTCCACCTCTCAATTGCTTGAAGCTTGGACTTCCCTATTAACCCTTATCAGAGAGGGCTGTGCGCTCAGCCCTTCGGCGCAGTTTCTATTGGCTGCTCTTCTTCATGAACTCATGATTAAGTGCTGCCCTCTGGAGGATCGTAAAGATCAGAAAGATCTACAAGATGTTACGAGCAAG ttgatagaGTCAGTAGCACAAATATGTGGGTCTTGTCTAGAGCAAACAACATGGCTGCGTAGAAATTTGGCTGTGAAAGAACAGGATGAGGACCATTCTCCTGACGTCAGTATTATCAACAGTGGTGCTACAGAGAATATGATTGGAAGCAGCCACAGTGTTCAGGCTCAACTG CTTCTAGCGGAAATTTTGTCGCCCATCCTCGATATCTGCTTTGGATCCTCCGAAAAGGAGAAGGTTAACACGATCCTAACCTCTTTAATGTACAACATTGTACCTTACCTTAAGACTCACACCGTACGTAACATGCCCAGCTATCTGGCGTGCTCTAAACTGCTAGCCAGCCTAAGCAGTTATCAGTACACGAGGAAAGCGTGGAAAAAGGATGTATTCGATCTGTTGTTCGACAACGCCTTCTTTCAGGTGGATCATTCCTGTCTTAAGTACTGGAAGGTGATAGTCGATAATTTGATGACCCATGATAACATTACTTTCAGGGATCTAATGA ATAGGGTTTCGATGCCTCAAAGCGGCAGTTTGAGTTTATTCACTTCCAGAGAGCAAGAGTATGAACAGAAAGCTCAGCTGTTGAAACGATTAGCATATGTAATATTCTGCAGTGAGATAGACCAATATGCCAAATATATGTCTGATATTCAAG AACAATTGACTACTAGTCTGAGGTTGCCCTCTCCAAATATACAGGCACAGGTATTCCTCTGTTTTAGGGTTATATTGATAAGAATGAGTCCTCTTCATGTCACTTCTTTATGGCCGATCATCATAAGCGAAATGCTACAGGTGTTTTTGCAGATAGAACAAGAACTGTCAACGGATACGGAAGAATTCAG TTCTCACATAAAGTTATTGTCGTCCCTTGATGCCAGCTGGGCTATAAACAGTAGTAATGGGCTCCATGCTCTTGGTCATCCGCATTGGCTGAGGTTACAACTGTCAACAGCTAAGTTACTGGACTTGACGTTGCTTCTTCCTGCCACTACTTTACCCCAGTTTCAGAT gtATCGATGGGCCTTTGTAGGCGATGATCTGGATCGCATTCAAAACTCCAATGCGGTGTCTTTCACCCCGCATGTAGTTCGAATCGCAGAACAGATGGACAAGAAATACAACGCCACAGATCAACTGGCGATGAGGAGAAACGAGCTATTGCTCACCATGAACAGCATCAGCCAATTGCAAGACTTGCACGGATTCTTCAAAACGCTAAGTCTGTGTTCCGACCGGCACAGAACAGACTGCGTAAGAACTTATTCTTCCGATACACCCTTGGCAGATCGCCAGACCGATAAAAAATTAGATGTCATCCTGGAGAAAATTGATAAAGTAGTCGAAACAGATTTTCTCGACAAAATTCCTAGATAA